CAGCAGCCACAACTGTGAAACCAAGTCCAGAGATCACTACTCGTGGAGCCATCGCGCCTTTGCCAGTGCTCCCCATTGATGACCGTCATCCCAGCCAAGGTCGACGCAATATAGAGAGGAGATTTGTCCCTAACCAGCCCATGCCGCTTCCGGAATTATTGGAGGTATCCAGCAAATGGCTGGCCTGGAGTGGCCTAGGCCTCTCTGTTCTGACCGTGATTGCCTTCGTAACCCGATGGGGACTGCGTTTTCGACTTGTTGGCGTCAGTAGTTTTACGTTCTTGTTATCAGTGAGTTGCTGGGCTTTTTCAATCAGTTATTCCCCCCCGGTGCGTGTGGAAGGAGCTCTGCAAGTGCCGATTGTGTTTGATAACGGCAGCGACCTTGTCGTGGCACAGGCTTCCAGTGATTTTGAACAAGGCGCCATCACACCCACGCTGAACCAGATCGCTGCAAACCTCCGTCCCGGAGGTCGAAACATAGAAGTACGCGTTCGACTCCGGCAGATTCAGGCCGTGAGGGAAGGCACCTCCAGACCGGTAGTGCTGGGAGAAACCAAACGAAACTTCAGTTAGGAATGAGCGCAAATGCTCCCTCTCCATTCTTTACCCCAAGGTTTTCGCGATGAAGAGCGTGATTTAAAACAAGCCGGCATTACCCACTGGGGGCAGCTACGCGATCTCACAGATCAAAACCTGAGTCGTCTTGTCGCAACAGGTCGATCCACAGCACGCAATCTCAAACGCCTCCGCGGCATAGCTGACTTGGTGTGCTGTTTGGAACTTGCCCCAGCCGATGCAGCCTTATTAATGCACGCAGGCTTTGCAACCGTCGCAGCTATCGCCAACTCTTCCCCGCAGGAAATTACGAACCGCACCGGGCGTCTCGAACGGCAGTTAGGGAGTGGAAGACCTCCGGTTGTGGATCTTGCGATTGCCAAACACTGGATCCTGCTGGCCAGAGCCAGGCAAACCACGAACTGACCGCTCCAAGCGGCAACCCTCGTCTTTCACCTTTGAAATAGTCAAAGTTATTCAAGGAGGAACCTTGCGTCCCCTCCAACAAGGTCTCGTCAAAACTTGGTCTATGCGCCGCCTGACGATTCGATGCTTATCACTTTCATTGTTGATATCCTCTTCTGCAGGGTTTGCTCAATCCAGTCTTTTAGAGAGCGTTAAGCGCAACCCTGCGGAAGCCAAAGCGCTTTGCCAATCATTCAGAGCCATGAACAGCAATGGCCAGTCAGCATTGTCATCTAAAGCCATCAATCAGCTGGCAAGCCAACGAAACCTGAGTCCGGGAAATGCAGAAATCCTGGCCACGTACGTGATCGGACTGCATTGCTCGGATGTTCGCTAATTCGGATGGTCGCTGATCAGACGTTTCGCCACCAGAGGTTCGCCGACGCGACATTGATCACCCCTGATGACGTGGCGTTGGTGTCGCGCATCTGGACTCCAAAAGGGGCTGGTCCATGGCCCACCCTGCTGATGAGACAGCCCTACGGCAGGGCCATTGCTTCCACCGTGACCCTCCCCCACCCGCTCTGGTGGACCGATCAAGATTTTGCGGTCGTTGTCCAAGACGTGCGCGGACAGGGAAGTTCTGAGGGAACGTTTCAAGGGTTCGGCCAAGAAGCTGCCGACACCGCCGCGACCCTCACTTGGCTCCGCAAACGGCCTGAATGCAATGGCCGCATTGGCCTGTATGGATTGTCCTATCAAGGCCTCACCCAACTACTCGCACCAGCGGATTGCCCAGCTCCTGATTGCCTCGCGCCCGCCATGTGCGGTTTGGCTGAACGAGAGCATTGGAGTTGCGAAGGCGGCGCTCACTGGTGGCACCTCGGTCTTGGTTGGGGTTTGCAGCTTGCAGCACTGCAAGCCCAACGCCACAACGATTCCGTCGTCTGGAACGAAATCCAAAGCGCTTTGGTGGATGGTCGCTATCTACGTGAGGGAATCGGGCTCTTGCAGCGACATGACCCCAAGGGAATGGCGTTGCGCTGGTTGCAACAACCTGCAGATCAGGCCGAAGGATGGACTCTCCATCGCCCAACCGAAGCCTGGCTCCGCAAACCCATGCTGCTGATCGGAGGCTGGTGGGATCCCCATCTGCGAGGCCTCCTCGACCTTCTCAAAATGGCCCGATCCAGTGGGGGCAATCCAGAACTCCATATCGGACCTGCTACCCATCTGCAGTGGTGGCCAGAAACCAACCAGCTTTTGCTGGATTTCTTCAATCAACACCTCAAAAGTCCCCCGAACCACAGCAAAGACAAAACAGCAGAGATCAGGCTTTGGGATCAAGGCGATGCCACCTGGTCTCGTCAGATTGGAAACGAGTGCTCCAGCGCCTGTTGGCACCTCAGCAGCCAAGGTTTGGCTTGCCTTGATCTCACCGATGGGCAATTGCTCGATGCAGCGATACCTGGATCAGGGACCTGTGTCATCGTCCATGATCCGTGGCGACCAGCACCGGCTATTGGTGGGCATTTGAGTCCCACAGCTGGTCCCTGCGATCGGAGGATTGTTGATCAACGTTCGGACGTGGCCGCCTTTAGTTCCGAGCCGCTCCAAACAGCGCTCCAGCTATGTGGTCGCCCTCTCTTGAAATTAAAGGTGTCCGCCGATCAGCCAGCCTTTGATCTCTGCGCTGCACTTTCCAGACTCCCCGCTGATCGCGATGAGGTGCAGCAACTCTCAACCGGTGTGTTGCGAGTGCGACGGTCCATGGACACGGAATACGGCCACATCACACTGGAGATGCAGCCGCTGTTCGTGAGCTTCCAACCTGGAGATCGACTGCGACTCTCGCTGGCCGGAGCCTCATGGCCAGCCATTGGTGTCAATCCAGGAGATGGCGAGCAACGCTTTGGCCCTCCCAACAGCGATTGCCGCGTCATCACCCTCTACTTACAGCTAGATGAGGCGACACTGCAAATGGCGCCACTACTCGTTCCCCAAGACGGGTGAACTCCGGCAAACTAACTCCATTGTTGCTCCACATTCATGAAGCTCTCCTCCTGCCTTCTGGTCTGCGCTCTCGCGGCTCCGATGCTGCAGGCTTTCCCTGTGCCAGAGGCACGAGGAGAACAGCTTTTGGCCCAGGGAGCTTTGGCCCCACGTACTCCTTTGAGTGCCAGTCAAGCCAGCCAAGCGGCAGATTCATTACTAACGGCTCTACAAACCCGTAACGCCCAGGCTTTGTTTGATCGGCTGTCCACCCCCCTGCAAAACGCAACCACTGTTGAAGCAGTGAAGGGGCGATTGAATCATGCGCATCGCATCCAATCCACACGTGTTGTGGCGATTTATCCAGGAATGGATGACACCACTGTGGATGTGATTGCCCAAACCGAGAAGGGAAGCAAGGAGCTGCTGCTCGTTCTTGACGACGAAGGCAAGCTTGTGGCCTGGAAATGGCTAGGTGAAACGCTGCCGATCGAGACAACGGCTCTGAAATTTGTACGCGATCTCGATGCACAACGCTGGATTGCTGCTCGCTATTACCTTTCTCTCGATTTTCAAAAAGAAATTTCCCCAGAAGACCTGGAACGCAAGTGGAGCAAATTGAGCCGCGTCTTGGGTGGAGTGAAGCGGATCAAAAACGCTGTTGTTTCAAGCAGAGGAGCCGAACAACAACTGGTTTTGGTCACCATTGAATTTGGAACCGTGACCGACAACTTGTTCGTCATTTTCGATGCTCAAGGCCGGATCATCAACGTGGACTTCTCTGAGGATCTGGTCTGATCCCAAAAAGTCGGGGAAATCAATGGAGCCAGGGCGGGTTTTCCGCTTAAGCTCCCGGGCTAACGAAATCCATCCCCCTGCATGACCAGCGCTGTTCTCGACTGGATGGTTCAGGACAGCCGGAGGCTGGCTGAATGCCGACACGATCATCCCTTCTCTCTTCTCGGGCCACAACAGCTGGAGTCGGGTCAATGGGTTGTTAGAGCTTGGGTTCCTGAAGCTGAAACCGTTGAACTAATCCTCGATGGCGAACGCCTATCGATGCAGACGCCTCATCACCCTTGGGTGTTTGAAGCCGAGTGCTCTAGGGATCCAGGGCATCACTACAAGTTGCAGATCCGCCGAGGCGGGATCGAGCACGAGCAATTCGATCCTTGGGCCTTCCGTCATGAAT
The Synechococcus sp. CC9311 DNA segment above includes these coding regions:
- a CDS encoding Ycf51 family protein, with the protein product MPLPELLEVSSKWLAWSGLGLSVLTVIAFVTRWGLRFRLVGVSSFTFLLSVSCWAFSISYSPPVRVEGALQVPIVFDNGSDLVVAQASSDFEQGAITPTLNQIAANLRPGGRNIEVRVRLRQIQAVREGTSRPVVLGETKRNFS
- a CDS encoding DUF4332 domain-containing protein, with protein sequence MLPLHSLPQGFRDEERDLKQAGITHWGQLRDLTDQNLSRLVATGRSTARNLKRLRGIADLVCCLELAPADAALLMHAGFATVAAIANSSPQEITNRTGRLERQLGSGRPPVVDLAIAKHWILLARARQTTN
- a CDS encoding CocE/NonD family hydrolase, coding for MVADQTFRHQRFADATLITPDDVALVSRIWTPKGAGPWPTLLMRQPYGRAIASTVTLPHPLWWTDQDFAVVVQDVRGQGSSEGTFQGFGQEAADTAATLTWLRKRPECNGRIGLYGLSYQGLTQLLAPADCPAPDCLAPAMCGLAEREHWSCEGGAHWWHLGLGWGLQLAALQAQRHNDSVVWNEIQSALVDGRYLREGIGLLQRHDPKGMALRWLQQPADQAEGWTLHRPTEAWLRKPMLLIGGWWDPHLRGLLDLLKMARSSGGNPELHIGPATHLQWWPETNQLLLDFFNQHLKSPPNHSKDKTAEIRLWDQGDATWSRQIGNECSSACWHLSSQGLACLDLTDGQLLDAAIPGSGTCVIVHDPWRPAPAIGGHLSPTAGPCDRRIVDQRSDVAAFSSEPLQTALQLCGRPLLKLKVSADQPAFDLCAALSRLPADRDEVQQLSTGVLRVRRSMDTEYGHITLEMQPLFVSFQPGDRLRLSLAGASWPAIGVNPGDGEQRFGPPNSDCRVITLYLQLDEATLQMAPLLVPQDG
- a CDS encoding DUF3887 domain-containing protein: MKLSSCLLVCALAAPMLQAFPVPEARGEQLLAQGALAPRTPLSASQASQAADSLLTALQTRNAQALFDRLSTPLQNATTVEAVKGRLNHAHRIQSTRVVAIYPGMDDTTVDVIAQTEKGSKELLLVLDDEGKLVAWKWLGETLPIETTALKFVRDLDAQRWIAARYYLSLDFQKEISPEDLERKWSKLSRVLGGVKRIKNAVVSSRGAEQQLVLVTIEFGTVTDNLFVIFDAQGRIINVDFSEDLV